A genomic segment from Ruegeria sp. TM1040 encodes:
- the dusB gene encoding tRNA dihydrouridine synthase DusB: protein MSFSVGPTHLDPPVALAPMAGITDRPFRDLVRSFGAGLVVSEMVASQEMVQAKPGVREKAELSADVENTSVQIAGRDAYWMAEAARQVADRGARMIDINMGCPAKKVTNGYSGSALLKTPDHALSLIEAVVQAVDVPVTLKTRLGWDDNCLNAADVARRAEAAGVQMVTIHGRTRCQFYKGHADWAAISEIKNAISVPLLANGDIVDAKSAGKALSDSGADGVMIGRGVQGRPWLLAQIAHDLWGTAAPDVPEGRAFIDLVSKHYEAMLAFYGAELGLRVARKHLGWYMDEAGTPAALRREVLTAKSPSDVLRLLPSALQGTEQETAA from the coding sequence TTGTCCTTTTCAGTTGGACCCACACATCTCGATCCCCCCGTCGCTCTGGCGCCCATGGCCGGGATCACTGACCGCCCGTTTCGGGATCTGGTGCGCTCTTTCGGGGCGGGCCTAGTGGTGAGCGAGATGGTCGCCAGTCAGGAGATGGTTCAAGCCAAGCCCGGCGTGCGCGAGAAGGCGGAACTGAGCGCCGATGTGGAGAATACCTCGGTTCAGATCGCCGGGCGCGACGCGTATTGGATGGCAGAGGCCGCGCGTCAGGTGGCAGATCGTGGGGCGCGGATGATCGACATCAACATGGGATGTCCGGCAAAGAAAGTGACCAACGGCTATTCGGGCTCTGCGCTCCTGAAGACCCCCGATCACGCGCTGTCGTTGATTGAGGCAGTCGTTCAGGCGGTGGATGTGCCTGTCACGCTCAAGACCCGGTTGGGGTGGGACGATAACTGTCTCAATGCCGCTGATGTGGCGCGCCGCGCCGAAGCCGCGGGTGTCCAGATGGTCACTATCCATGGTCGTACCCGGTGCCAGTTTTACAAAGGTCATGCTGACTGGGCTGCGATCTCGGAGATCAAGAATGCGATCTCTGTTCCCTTGCTGGCCAATGGCGATATTGTCGATGCAAAAAGCGCGGGCAAGGCGCTCTCAGACTCCGGAGCGGATGGCGTCATGATCGGGCGCGGTGTGCAGGGAAGACCCTGGCTTCTGGCTCAGATCGCGCATGATCTCTGGGGCACGGCTGCTCCGGACGTTCCCGAAGGGCGCGCATTTATTGATCTGGTTTCAAAGCACTACGAGGCGATGCTTGCCTTTTATGGGGCGGAGTTGGGCCTCCGCGTCGCGCGCAAGCACCTAGGCTGGTATATGGATGAGGCCGGGACACCTGCGGCCCTGCGGCGCGAGGTTCTGACGGCCAAATCCCCCTCTGATGTGTTGCGATTGCTCCCGAGTGCGCTTCAGGGAACTGAGCAGGAGACTGCCGCATGA
- a CDS encoding bifunctional 2-C-methyl-D-erythritol 4-phosphate cytidylyltransferase/2-C-methyl-D-erythritol 2,4-cyclodiphosphate synthase: MTLAVLIVAAGKGTRAGGGLAKQWRPLAGRLVIDWTIEAFQRAGCGTIMVVRDPDNEHAIEALAPYPELLLADGGPSRSESVRNGLIALQEIGVERVLIHDAARPCVCPQVIQQVLDALDDTPAAAPGLAVTDALWTGADGHVTGTQDRSALFAAQTPQGFHFDAILAAHMRHDGTAADDVEVARQAGLAVRITPGDVNNIKITRPEDFSRAEHILRSTMDNIPDIRLGNGYDVHRFGPGDHVMLCGVQVPHERGLQGHSDADVGMHAVTDALYGAMAEGDIGRHFPPSDPQWKGAASDIFLRHAVELARSKGFTINNVDCTLVCEYPKVGPHAEAMRARMAEIMGMDMGRLSIKATTSERLGFTGRKEGIAALATATLVRA, encoded by the coding sequence ATGACCCTCGCCGTATTGATCGTTGCCGCCGGCAAAGGCACCCGCGCAGGCGGTGGTCTCGCCAAGCAATGGCGCCCACTGGCCGGGCGACTGGTCATCGACTGGACGATCGAGGCCTTTCAACGTGCGGGGTGCGGCACCATCATGGTTGTGCGCGATCCCGACAATGAGCACGCGATCGAGGCGCTTGCGCCCTACCCTGAATTATTGCTCGCAGATGGCGGTCCCTCGCGGTCTGAATCCGTGCGTAACGGTTTGATTGCGCTCCAAGAGATCGGTGTCGAACGCGTTCTTATTCATGACGCGGCGCGTCCATGTGTGTGTCCTCAGGTGATCCAACAGGTGCTCGACGCACTTGATGACACGCCTGCTGCCGCGCCAGGACTTGCGGTGACAGATGCGCTTTGGACCGGGGCCGATGGCCATGTCACAGGCACGCAGGACCGAAGCGCGCTCTTTGCGGCGCAAACGCCGCAAGGCTTTCATTTTGACGCGATCCTTGCGGCGCATATGCGCCACGACGGCACCGCAGCGGATGATGTCGAGGTTGCCCGTCAAGCGGGGCTCGCGGTCCGTATCACGCCGGGTGACGTCAATAATATCAAGATCACCCGGCCCGAAGATTTCTCCCGCGCCGAGCACATATTGAGGAGCACCATGGACAACATTCCTGACATCAGGCTTGGAAATGGCTATGACGTTCACCGGTTCGGACCCGGGGATCATGTCATGCTCTGTGGGGTTCAAGTGCCGCATGAGCGCGGTCTGCAAGGCCATTCCGATGCGGATGTGGGCATGCACGCGGTCACCGACGCACTCTACGGGGCGATGGCAGAGGGCGACATCGGCCGCCACTTCCCGCCAAGCGACCCTCAGTGGAAAGGCGCGGCGTCGGACATCTTCCTGCGCCATGCGGTCGAATTGGCACGCTCCAAAGGGTTCACCATCAATAACGTGGATTGCACCCTCGTCTGTGAATACCCCAAAGTCGGCCCCCACGCAGAGGCGATGCGCGCCCGGATGGCAGAGATCATGGGCATGGATATGGGACGCCTCTCGATCAAGGCGACAACTTCAGAGCGGCTTGGGTTCACCGGTCGCAAAGAAGGCATCGCGGCACTGGCGACAGCAACATTGGTGCGGGCATGA
- a CDS encoding phosphatidylglycerophosphatase A family protein, producing the protein MTLPQLLGTCCGIGYFRPAPGTWGSLAALPLTYVLHVTGGFPLLAVFTVASVLVGLWAAKEMTRGQEDLDPSEFVLDELAGQMLALWAISLPAWLHGLEITALWPGWVAGFLLFRLFDIWKPGPVGWADRKKGPFGVVMDDVIAGGMAAVGVAMLAGLSHGVLGL; encoded by the coding sequence ATGACACTTCCACAACTTCTCGGAACCTGTTGCGGAATAGGGTATTTTCGCCCTGCGCCCGGAACCTGGGGGTCACTGGCCGCGCTGCCGTTGACCTATGTGTTGCATGTCACGGGTGGCTTTCCTCTGCTCGCCGTTTTTACCGTGGCCTCTGTTCTTGTGGGCCTGTGGGCGGCCAAGGAAATGACCCGCGGCCAGGAAGATCTGGACCCTTCGGAATTCGTGCTGGATGAGCTCGCGGGGCAGATGCTTGCGCTCTGGGCCATATCTCTGCCGGCCTGGTTGCATGGACTGGAGATCACCGCGCTCTGGCCCGGTTGGGTCGCAGGATTTTTGCTGTTTCGGCTCTTTGATATCTGGAAGCCCGGGCCGGTGGGCTGGGCGGACCGCAAGAAAGGTCCCTTTGGCGTTGTCATGGACGATGTCATAGCCGGTGGTATGGCCGCGGTAGGGGTCGCGATGCTTGCAGGCCTCTCCCATGGGGTGCTTGGGCTATGA
- a CDS encoding CinA family protein: protein MNIKDLLRAAQSKNATIATAESCTGGMVAAALTDIPGSSAVVDRGFVTYSNAAKMQMLGVRPETLREFGAVSEETAREMADGALKEAGTQLAISVTGIAGPGGSEHKPEGRVCFGLAQIGAETRTELVEFGALGRDKVRLASRDHALAMLMQALSDSGA from the coding sequence ATGAATATCAAAGACTTACTTCGCGCAGCTCAATCAAAGAATGCCACCATCGCCACAGCCGAAAGCTGCACCGGAGGCATGGTTGCGGCGGCGCTCACGGATATTCCCGGCTCCTCTGCGGTGGTGGATCGTGGGTTTGTGACCTATTCCAACGCCGCGAAGATGCAGATGCTCGGCGTCCGTCCCGAGACGCTTCGGGAGTTTGGCGCCGTGAGCGAAGAAACCGCGCGCGAGATGGCAGATGGGGCGCTGAAGGAAGCCGGAACGCAACTGGCCATCTCTGTCACCGGCATCGCAGGTCCCGGTGGCTCGGAGCATAAGCCCGAAGGGCGCGTCTGCTTCGGTCTGGCACAAATCGGGGCCGAGACCAGAACGGAACTGGTGGAGTTTGGCGCGCTAGGCCGGGACAAGGTGCGCCTCGCCAGCCGCGATCATGCGCTGGCGATGTTGATGCAGGCGCTCAGCGACAGCGGCGCCTGA
- a CDS encoding type II toxin-antitoxin system RatA family toxin, whose translation MPTHSETRPMPYSAQQMYDLVADVGSYPKFLPWCAAARIRSRTPQGASEVMEADLVISFKVFRERFGSRVVLHPNEHKIDTEYLDGPFRYMKSNWAFQDRADGGCDVSFFVDFEFKNAVLQGIIGVVFNEAMQRIVRAFERRAAELYG comes from the coding sequence ATGCCAACACATTCGGAAACCCGACCGATGCCCTATAGCGCCCAGCAGATGTATGATCTGGTGGCCGATGTGGGATCATACCCGAAATTCCTGCCGTGGTGCGCTGCAGCGCGCATCCGCAGCCGCACACCGCAGGGCGCATCCGAGGTGATGGAGGCGGATCTGGTGATTTCCTTCAAGGTGTTCCGAGAACGCTTTGGCAGCCGTGTGGTCCTGCATCCCAATGAGCACAAGATCGACACCGAATATCTTGACGGGCCGTTTCGCTACATGAAGTCAAACTGGGCGTTTCAGGACCGCGCGGATGGGGGCTGCGATGTCAGTTTCTTTGTCGACTTTGAATTCAAGAACGCCGTGCTACAGGGGATCATCGGGGTCGTCTTCAACGAGGCGATGCAGCGGATCGTGCGCGCATTTGAGCGGCGCGCGGCAGAGCTTTATGGCTGA
- the hpt gene encoding hypoxanthine phosphoribosyltransferase, with translation MSERPYVIDVMISAKAIAARIEELCGDITAEFGDTDKLVVVGLLRGSFVFIADLVRELDLPIEVDFLEASSYGDGMESSREVRILKDLRGAIEGRDVLVVEDIVDTGHTLNHVISLLKSRKPARLKSIALLDKPSRREVDFRADWIGFEIPDEFVVGYGIDFAQRNRNLPHIGKVRFTEV, from the coding sequence ATGTCAGAGCGACCATATGTCATTGATGTAATGATCTCGGCCAAGGCCATCGCTGCACGAATCGAAGAGCTATGCGGCGACATCACGGCCGAGTTTGGCGATACCGACAAGCTCGTGGTCGTGGGCCTGCTGCGCGGAAGTTTTGTCTTTATCGCGGATCTGGTGCGTGAGCTGGATCTCCCGATCGAGGTCGACTTCCTTGAGGCGTCCTCTTATGGCGACGGCATGGAAAGCAGCCGAGAAGTGCGCATTCTCAAAGACTTGCGTGGCGCTATTGAAGGGCGCGATGTGCTGGTGGTTGAGGATATCGTCGACACGGGCCATACCCTGAACCATGTGATCTCGCTCCTGAAGAGCCGCAAGCCTGCGCGTCTCAAATCCATTGCGCTTCTGGACAAACCCTCGCGTCGCGAAGTCGACTTTCGCGCAGATTGGATCGGCTTTGAGATCCCGGATGAATTTGTCGTGGGCTACGGAATCGACTTTGCCCAACGCAACCGCAACCTGCCTCACATTGGCAAAGTGCGCTTCACCGAAGTGTGA
- a CDS encoding amidohydrolase has protein sequence MTPDELDRLIALRHALHSAPELSGAEQETAARILSELQRLNPDQILTDIGGHGIAAIFDGVAPGATVAIRCELDALPIQEESSLSYISQAPGKAHLCGHDGHMVMVLAVAEEMTRQRPASGRVVLIFQPAEETGQGAKAYREDTKFPEIRPDMVLSLHNLPGLELGHVSLPVGPANCASRGARIRLTGRTSHAAAPQDGRSPALAIAQLMQKLAALATGSALDEDYALTTVTHATLGEPTFGIAPGVGEVWVTLRTATDRKMQELIEAVQIMVESATADLGLGHVITYHDVFDACTNAPDAVQVIEAACHAGAVPITLTESPQAFSEDFGQFGKSARTAMFWLGAGESHPQLHNPDYDFPDALIPIGSGIFIRAIRQLLG, from the coding sequence ATGACGCCTGACGAACTGGATCGGTTGATCGCACTGCGCCATGCACTTCATTCAGCGCCGGAACTCTCTGGCGCTGAACAGGAAACGGCTGCCCGCATCCTGTCCGAGTTGCAGCGCCTCAACCCTGATCAGATCCTAACAGACATTGGCGGCCATGGGATCGCTGCCATCTTTGACGGCGTCGCGCCCGGCGCAACTGTTGCAATCCGCTGTGAGCTGGACGCGCTGCCGATCCAGGAAGAAAGCAGCCTCAGTTACATCTCTCAAGCCCCTGGCAAAGCACATCTTTGTGGGCATGACGGGCATATGGTCATGGTTCTGGCCGTGGCCGAGGAGATGACGCGTCAGCGGCCAGCCTCAGGGCGTGTTGTGTTGATCTTTCAACCAGCAGAAGAGACCGGTCAGGGGGCGAAAGCCTATCGGGAAGATACAAAGTTCCCCGAGATCCGACCCGACATGGTTCTGTCGCTGCACAATCTGCCGGGGCTGGAGCTTGGGCATGTCTCTTTGCCGGTGGGACCTGCCAATTGCGCCTCGCGCGGCGCGCGGATCCGGTTGACGGGCCGGACCTCCCATGCCGCTGCGCCACAAGATGGGCGCTCTCCTGCGCTGGCGATTGCGCAGCTGATGCAGAAGCTTGCAGCGCTGGCGACGGGCAGCGCGTTGGATGAAGACTACGCCCTAACCACCGTAACACACGCCACTTTGGGCGAGCCCACTTTTGGGATCGCACCCGGGGTGGGTGAGGTTTGGGTGACTCTTCGGACCGCGACGGATCGCAAGATGCAAGAGCTCATCGAAGCTGTGCAGATCATGGTCGAGAGCGCCACCGCGGATCTTGGGCTTGGTCATGTGATCACCTATCACGATGTTTTTGACGCCTGTACAAACGCTCCTGATGCGGTTCAGGTGATCGAAGCCGCTTGCCACGCAGGCGCGGTTCCAATCACCCTGACCGAGAGCCCGCAGGCGTTTTCCGAAGACTTCGGCCAGTTTGGGAAATCTGCCCGGACCGCGATGTTCTGGTTGGGGGCAGGAGAGAGCCATCCCCAATTGCACAATCCCGATTATGATTTTCCGGATGCTCTCATCCCAATCGGGTCCGGAATTTTTATTCGCGCGATCCGTCAGCTGTTGGGGTAG
- the lipA gene encoding lipoyl synthase, protein MRDLKIPEQRHPEKAHRPDNAQPKKPSWIRVKAPGGKGYAETHKIMRENNLVTVCEEAGCPNVGECWSQGHATMMIMGEICTRGCTFCNIATGRPDTLDAFEPGRVAHAVQKLGLNHVVITSVDRDDLEDGGADHFAQTIRAVRHRSPQTTIEILTPDFLKCAPEVLETVVEAKPDVFNHNLETVPGLYPEVRPGARYFHSLRLLQRVKELDPSIFTKSGIMVGLGEQAPQVKQVMDDMRAADVDFLTIGQYLQPTPKHHAVDRFVTPEEFESYEKAAYGKGFLMVSATPLTRSSYHAGDDFAKLRAARNAKLGLA, encoded by the coding sequence GTGAGAGATCTGAAAATCCCGGAACAGCGCCACCCGGAAAAGGCGCACCGTCCCGATAATGCTCAGCCCAAAAAGCCAAGCTGGATTCGCGTCAAGGCGCCAGGTGGCAAGGGCTATGCCGAGACGCATAAAATTATGAGGGAAAACAACCTCGTAACCGTGTGCGAAGAGGCGGGCTGCCCCAATGTGGGCGAATGCTGGAGCCAGGGCCACGCAACCATGATGATCATGGGTGAAATCTGTACTCGTGGCTGCACCTTCTGCAATATTGCAACCGGTCGCCCCGACACTCTGGATGCGTTTGAGCCTGGGCGCGTGGCGCATGCGGTGCAAAAACTCGGCCTCAACCATGTTGTGATCACATCCGTGGACCGCGACGATCTAGAGGATGGCGGTGCCGATCACTTTGCGCAAACGATCCGCGCGGTGCGTCATCGCTCGCCGCAGACCACGATCGAGATCCTCACCCCGGACTTTCTGAAATGTGCCCCTGAGGTGCTGGAAACGGTTGTCGAGGCCAAGCCAGACGTGTTCAACCACAACCTCGAAACCGTTCCCGGGCTCTATCCCGAGGTGCGGCCAGGTGCGCGTTATTTCCACTCGCTGCGGTTGTTGCAGCGCGTCAAAGAGCTCGATCCGAGCATCTTTACCAAATCGGGCATCATGGTGGGGCTGGGAGAGCAGGCGCCTCAGGTGAAACAGGTGATGGATGACATGCGTGCGGCGGATGTTGATTTCCTGACCATCGGCCAATATCTGCAGCCGACGCCCAAGCACCATGCGGTGGATCGGTTCGTGACACCGGAAGAGTTTGAGTCATACGAAAAAGCAGCCTATGGCAAAGGCTTTCTGATGGTGTCGGCAACACCGCTGACCCGGTCGTCCTATCACGCGGGCGATGATTTCGCCAAGCTGCGCGCGGCGCGGAATGCCAAGCTTGGGCTTGCATGA
- a CDS encoding DUF6456 domain-containing protein, which produces MNGVTRPCLPDWVPVEISRYLAHTVSQISIRELARSAACHPSTVMRQIHRVEQLREDPLMDGALQRLSELCDADSDPSGEISHYKEEDAVRSLTLLSYGGAVLAVGRDMPKAVILREVGSEVHKTVIERSLAEILALRDWVSCFSSGRVYRYRLSKDGRSALAQLTAKAEACHRSRMETTTQSGLAGQIAEFSQSDALNAKRARYGQQDTPLQTLARLVDRDGNSFLSKEMVRAGERLREDFELAQIGQHVATERRVFDDNPRAAEHATGPTNALSRDAFQRATTALCALGPGLSDIALRCCCHLEGLEVAERELGWSARSGKIVLRIALQQLHHHYESLPPQTQMIG; this is translated from the coding sequence ATGAATGGAGTAACCCGGCCGTGTCTGCCGGATTGGGTACCTGTTGAAATCTCTCGTTATCTCGCGCACACGGTCTCTCAGATTTCGATCCGCGAACTGGCGCGCAGCGCGGCGTGTCACCCGTCGACCGTTATGCGCCAGATCCACCGTGTCGAGCAACTGCGCGAAGATCCATTGATGGACGGCGCATTGCAGCGCTTGTCTGAACTCTGTGATGCGGATTCAGATCCATCTGGGGAAATTTCCCATTACAAAGAAGAAGATGCAGTGCGAAGTTTAACGCTTCTCTCATATGGTGGTGCGGTGCTTGCGGTTGGGCGGGATATGCCCAAGGCGGTGATCCTGCGCGAGGTCGGGTCCGAGGTGCACAAAACCGTCATAGAGCGTAGCCTTGCCGAAATCCTTGCGCTGCGCGATTGGGTCAGCTGTTTTTCCTCTGGCCGCGTCTATCGCTATCGGCTCAGCAAGGACGGTCGTAGCGCACTTGCCCAGCTGACAGCAAAGGCCGAGGCGTGTCACCGTTCACGCATGGAAACGACAACGCAATCGGGCCTTGCAGGACAGATTGCGGAGTTTTCACAGTCTGACGCTCTTAACGCAAAACGAGCGCGGTATGGCCAGCAGGACACACCGTTGCAAACCCTTGCGCGGTTGGTAGACCGTGATGGAAATTCTTTTCTGAGCAAAGAGATGGTACGCGCAGGTGAACGATTAAGAGAAGATTTCGAACTCGCGCAGATTGGTCAGCATGTCGCCACGGAGCGCCGGGTTTTTGACGACAATCCGCGCGCGGCAGAGCATGCTACGGGTCCGACAAACGCCCTCAGCCGCGACGCCTTCCAGCGCGCCACAACCGCGCTGTGTGCACTCGGGCCGGGCTTGAGCGATATTGCCCTGCGCTGCTGCTGTCATCTCGAGGGGCTCGAGGTGGCGGAACGCGAACTCGGCTGGTCCGCAAGGTCGGGCAAGATCGTTCTCAGAATTGCGCTTCAGCAATTGCATCACCACTATGAATCTTTGCCGCCGCAAACCCAAATGATCGGATGA
- a CDS encoding DUF6477 family protein translates to MQDLRTRLTTLHRPRLLARTARIGADDYIRQRDLKRLLPSTPSQGTGAILMQLLDLEATQERARLGQNPGYSFARHVAVLTALSAESRLYLASRSQPRRATKNGAPQDAV, encoded by the coding sequence ATGCAGGATCTTAGAACACGGCTTACCACGCTTCATCGCCCACGTCTGCTGGCGCGGACCGCGCGTATTGGGGCGGATGACTATATCCGTCAGCGCGATCTTAAACGCCTGCTGCCGTCGACGCCATCGCAGGGCACCGGCGCAATCCTGATGCAGCTTTTGGACCTCGAAGCCACGCAGGAGCGCGCGCGCTTAGGGCAGAATCCCGGCTATTCCTTTGCCCGTCATGTCGCAGTCCTCACGGCGTTGAGCGCCGAAAGCCGTCTCTATCTGGCGTCGCGCTCGCAGCCCCGACGCGCAACAAAAAACGGCGCCCCGCAGGACGCCGTTTGA
- a CDS encoding trimethylamine methyltransferase family protein: MTDAAPRRRSRGGGGAARRAERTSVKIETAKYIERNIPNYEVLTEEALEVIETNAETILEEVGVNFVDNPAALERWRDAGADVQGERVRIPRGLARKLCETAPSQFTQHARNPEKSVEIGGKNLVLAPIYGPPFVRDANGGRRYATLEDFQKFVKLGYMSKWLHHSGGTVCEPTDVPVNKRHLDMLMAHIELSDKPFMGSVTEPSRAQDTVDMCGILFGKDFVQENTVTTSLININSPMTFDDVMMGALEVYAKNNQACIISPFIVGGAMAPVTIAGTLTQVLAEVLAGVAYSQLIRPGAPVIFGAFVSSIDMNSGAPTFGTPEASMVTYGAGQLARRLNLPFRSAGSFCGSKLPDAQAAYETANSLNMGLLSGVNFMLHSCGWLEGGLVADFEKFVMDADQLGVLHGLAKGIQMDENGQGLDAIREVGPGGHYLGCAHTQANFKTAFWKSNLLDYKPFEQWEEEGARDTYKLASARVEHLLATYKQPELDPAIREALMAYIAEKKASMPDAFM; this comes from the coding sequence ATGACGGATGCAGCACCGCGTCGTCGAAGCCGGGGTGGCGGTGGCGCCGCCCGTCGTGCCGAACGCACCAGCGTCAAGATCGAGACAGCGAAGTATATCGAGCGCAATATCCCGAACTACGAGGTGCTGACAGAAGAGGCGCTCGAGGTCATCGAGACAAACGCCGAGACCATCCTCGAGGAGGTTGGCGTCAATTTCGTGGATAACCCGGCCGCGCTTGAACGCTGGCGCGACGCGGGCGCCGATGTTCAGGGCGAGCGGGTCCGGATCCCGCGTGGTCTGGCGCGCAAACTCTGCGAAACTGCGCCGAGCCAGTTTACCCAGCACGCGCGCAACCCCGAGAAATCCGTTGAGATCGGCGGCAAGAACCTCGTGCTCGCGCCGATCTACGGCCCGCCGTTTGTGCGCGATGCCAATGGTGGCCGGCGCTACGCAACGCTGGAGGATTTCCAGAAGTTCGTGAAGCTCGGCTATATGTCGAAATGGCTGCATCACTCTGGCGGGACCGTCTGCGAGCCCACCGATGTTCCGGTGAACAAACGCCACCTCGACATGTTGATGGCGCATATCGAGCTCTCGGATAAACCCTTCATGGGGTCGGTTACGGAACCGAGCCGTGCGCAGGACACCGTTGATATGTGCGGCATCCTGTTCGGCAAGGATTTCGTGCAGGAAAATACTGTCACCACCTCGCTGATCAACATCAACTCGCCAATGACGTTTGACGATGTGATGATGGGCGCGCTTGAGGTTTATGCCAAGAACAACCAGGCCTGCATCATTTCGCCCTTCATCGTGGGCGGTGCAATGGCTCCGGTCACCATCGCGGGCACATTGACACAGGTCCTGGCAGAAGTTCTGGCCGGTGTGGCCTATAGCCAGCTGATCCGTCCCGGTGCGCCGGTGATCTTCGGGGCCTTTGTGTCGTCGATCGATATGAACTCCGGTGCGCCGACCTTTGGCACGCCCGAAGCCTCGATGGTGACCTATGGCGCCGGGCAGCTGGCGCGGCGCCTCAATCTGCCCTTCCGCTCGGCGGGGTCGTTCTGCGGCTCCAAACTCCCCGATGCGCAGGCGGCCTATGAGACGGCGAACTCGCTCAACATGGGGCTCTTGTCCGGCGTGAACTTCATGCTGCATTCTTGCGGCTGGCTCGAAGGCGGTCTGGTGGCCGATTTTGAGAAATTCGTGATGGACGCCGATCAGCTCGGCGTGCTGCATGGACTGGCCAAAGGCATCCAGATGGATGAAAACGGGCAGGGCCTTGATGCGATCCGTGAGGTTGGCCCGGGAGGTCACTACCTAGGATGTGCCCATACGCAAGCGAACTTCAAAACGGCGTTCTGGAAGTCCAACCTCCTGGATTACAAGCCTTTTGAGCAGTGGGAAGAAGAAGGCGCGCGCGACACCTACAAACTTGCCTCGGCGCGTGTGGAACATCTGCTCGCCACCTACAAACAGCCCGAACTGGATCCCGCGATCCGTGAGGCGCTGATGGCTTACATCGCAGAAAAGAAAGCCTCGATGCCCGACGCCTTTATGTAA